A region from the Lolium perenne isolate Kyuss_39 chromosome 4, Kyuss_2.0, whole genome shotgun sequence genome encodes:
- the LOC127348855 gene encoding probable protein S-acyltransferase 6, with translation MNGRTLFKSPLPSSHVSDASSTTGAVATHRVYQVWRGRNKFLCGGRCIFGPDANSIVLSVSLIMTPTALFVAFVSFRLAELMGKPLGPFIPTTAMAVGAFDLVVLLLTSGRDPGIIPRNTRPPDPEDIQLDNMASPMTRAPSSGALPPTRDVYVNGMVVKVKYCHTCMLYRPPRCSHCSVCNNCVDRFDHHCPWVGQCIGKRNYRFFFMFISSTTFLCLYVFVFCWVNLVLITRQYGYSLGGAIVESPVSGFLIVYTFVTSWFVGGLTAFHSYLSCTNQTTYENFRYRYEGKSNPYNRGVARNLVETFLSPIPASKNDFRQKVIVDPNALLYGPPSMAYSYSFGKFSSSKKSFNTQGSLSFDMAKPSFDLGAGGYTAKRTSIGSSDFGDIYSTSSGMESMAHQQPRHSIFGGGGLQRSKKMADDTESIATTDLDTVEYGGGAGRPNGRDIEAV, from the exons ATGAACGGGAGGACGCTTTTCAAGAGCCCTCTCCCCAGCAGCCACGTCTCCGACGCCTCCAGCACGACCGGCGCCGTCGCAACCCACCGCGTGTACCAAGTCTGGAGGGGAAGAAAT AAATTCTTGTGTGGCGGCCGTTGCATCTTCGGCCCGGACGCCAACTCCATCGTGCTCTCCGTGTCCCTAATCATGACACCGACCGCGCTGTTCGTGGCGTTCGTCTCGTTCCGCCTGGCCGAGCTCATGGGGAAGCCGCTCGGCCCCTTCATTCCCACCACGGCGATGGCCGTAGGCGCATTC GATCTTGTAGTGCTGCTACTCACGTCGGGGCGAGATCCCGGGATCATCCCCCGGAACACGAGGCCGCCGGATCCTGAGGACATCCAGCTCGACAACATGGCGTCGCCGATGACGAGAGCGCCGTCTTCGGGAGCACTGCCGCCGACTCGTGACGTGTACGTGAACGGCATGGTGGTGAAGGTGAAGTACTGCCACACGTGCATGCTGTACCGGCCGCCGCGCTGCTCGCACTGCTCCGTCTGCAACAACTGCGTGGACCGCTTCGACCACCACTGCCCCTGGGTGGGCCAGTGCATCGGCAAG AGGAATTACAGGTTCTTCTTCATGTTCATCTCGTCGACGACGTTCCTGTGCCTGTACGTGTTCGTGTTCTGCTGGGTAAACCTCGTCCTTATCACGCGGCAGTACGGGTACAGCCTGGGCGGCGCCATCGTGGAGTCGCCGGTGTCGGGGTTCCTCATCGTGTACACTTTCGTCACGTCCTGGTTCGTGGGCGGGCTCACGGCCTTCCACTCCTACCTCAGCTGCACCAACCAGACCACGTATGAGAACTTCCGGTACCGGTACGAGGGCAAGTCCAATCCCTACAACCGCGGCGTGGCGCGGAACCTGGTCGAGACCTTCCTGTCGCCGATTCCGGCCAGCAAGAACGATTTCCGGCAGAAGGTCATCGTCGACCCCAACGCGCTTCTCTACGGCCCGCCCTCCATGGCCTACTCCTACTCCTTCGGCAAGTTCTCGTCGTCCAAGAAGAGCTTCAACACCCAGGGCAGCCTCAGCTTCGACATGGCCAAGCCCAGCTTCGATCTGGGAGCCGGAGGATACACCGCCAAGCGCACCAGTATCGGTTCCTCCGACTTCGGCGACATATACAGCACTAGCAGCGGCATGGAGAGCATGGCGCACCAGCAGCCGCGCCACTCCATCTTCGGCGGCGGCGGTCTCCAAAGGAGCAAGAAGATGGCAGATGACACGGAGTCGATCGCGACGACGGACCTCGATACAGTGGAGtatggcggcggcgctggccggcCGAACGGGAGGGATATCGAGGCCGTGTGA